A single Oryctolagus cuniculus chromosome 18, mOryCun1.1, whole genome shotgun sequence DNA region contains:
- the ORYCUNV1R1672 gene encoding vomeronasal 1 receptor oryCunV1R1672 (The RefSeq protein has 2 substitutions compared to this genomic sequence): MLPSDLIFGFFLISQICIGVFGNSLLFVLYTYAFLIRPHLKKPIDVIFLHLSLVNILTITFRLVPDIASSFGVRHFLDSVGCKTVLYTYRVTRGLSICTTSLLSVFQAVTMSPSHSKFAWLKSKLSKWILPCLLCFWIINLLIYIHSIRATEASGNVTAVGSGYAHAYCQTQPLNRHYSAALLSVMVLRDLLFVVLMICASLCMVTHLCRHLRNAQHIHSPRLSSQTPPENRATHRILVLVLCFVFFYCANNFITFYLLYRTEKRPELEKITGIVASCYPALCPYVLMKNNKMISNLLLAIQRVPFA, encoded by the coding sequence ATGTTGCCAAGTGACTTGATTTTTGGATTTTTCCTCATATCTCAAATTTGTATTGGTGTCTTTGGGAACTCATTGCTCTTTGTGTTATATACATATGCCTTCCTGATCCGGCCACATCTGAAGAAGCCCATAGATGTGATTTTCTTACACCTGTCATTGGTCAATATCTTGACCATCACATTCAGGCTGGTGCCAGATATTGCATCATCCTTTGGAGTAAGACGTTTCTTGGATAGTGTTGGTTGTAAAACAGTGTTGTACACATACAGAGTTACCCGGGGTCTCTCCATTTGTACCACCTCACTCCTGAGTGTATTTCAAGCTGTCACTATGAGTCCCAGTCATTCTAAGTTTGCATGGCTTAAATCTAAACTGTCCAAGTGGATTTTGCCCTGTCTCCTGTGTTTTTGGATCATCAACCTGCTGATCTACATCCACAGCATCCGAGCCACTGAAGCCAGCGGTAATGTCACTGCTGTTGGTTCTGGGTATGCTCATGCGTACTGTCAAACTCAGCCACTGAATCGCCACTATTCAGCAGCACTCTTGAGTGTCATGGTGCTTCGTGATCTCCTGTTTGTGGTGCTCATGATCTGTGCCAGCCTCTGCATGGTGACTCACCTCTGCAGGCACCTCAGGAATGCCCAGCACATCCACAGCCCCaggctctcctcccagacacctCCAGAAAACAGAGCCACACACAGGATCCTCATCCTGGTCttgtgctttgtgtttttttattgtGCAAACAACTTCATTACCTTCTATTTATTGTATAGAACTGAGAAACGTCCAGAACTGGAGAAGATTACTGGAATTGTGGCTTCATGCTACCCAGCCCTCTGTCCTTATGTGctgatgaaaaataacaaaatgatctCCAATTTACTCCTTGCCATTCAGAGAGTTCCCTTTGCTTAA